From a region of the Opitutales bacterium genome:
- a CDS encoding DUF420 domain-containing protein, with protein MDWLTTLPAINACLNGVSTLLLTAGFVFIKKDQKKAHRASMVSAFLVSAVFLALYLTHKSLKASSGQDVNTSFAGEGFWRPVYYTMLITHVILAMAMVPMIFRTFFLAFKERFESHKKWARITFPIWYYVSITGVLVYFFIYQWFPHPESP; from the coding sequence ATGGACTGGTTGACGACACTTCCTGCCATCAACGCCTGCCTGAATGGGGTGTCGACGCTATTGCTGACAGCTGGCTTCGTGTTCATAAAGAAAGATCAGAAAAAGGCGCATCGTGCCTCGATGGTGAGCGCATTCCTCGTTTCTGCCGTATTTTTGGCGCTTTACTTGACCCACAAGAGCCTCAAAGCGAGCAGCGGCCAGGATGTGAACACGAGCTTTGCAGGAGAAGGTTTTTGGCGGCCCGTCTATTATACAATGCTGATTACACACGTCATCTTAGCGATGGCTATGGTGCCGATGATTTTTAGGACGTTCTTTTTGGCATTCAAAGAACGCTTTGAGAGCCACAAAAAGTGGGCCCGGATCACCTTTCCAATCTGGTATTATGTAAGCATCACGGGTGTCTTGGTCTATTTTTTCATTTATCAGTGGTTCCCTCACCCAGAGAGCCCCTAA